aaTTAATCAAAGCCTGTAGATcaaacagatttgagaattAACAGAGCTGTgatatcattaaaaataataacaataataacaataataataataataataatctgttgcctaaaacactaaaacaacTAGAGATTTAGATGTGCTGTGTGATAAAGCTCATTTTTGGGTGAGGACACATTTCATAAGTATAATTTAAGCAGAAGGAGTACCTCATTCTGATGTGAAACCAAATAATCATTAAGTACATAATTTCCCTTGCTTCTTCTGTGTATATCTAGTCCAATAGTGCCATCAGGTGGAACAGAGTGATGTTAGATATACTATAtgattttcctctctctctctctctctctctctctctctctcgctctctcatatAAAGGTTTTATCCCAAAGTCCCACAGTCATTTCAGTTGTGAACACAGACCTGGACCTGTTTAACAGGACACAGTACTGTAAGTGGCCCTGTAAATGTTCTAAGCTGACCCCTGTGTGCCCTCTGGGGGTCAGTCTGCTCACAGATGGCTGTGACTGCTGTAAGGCCTGTGCTAAACAGCTGGGAGAAACCTGCAACGAGAGAGACACATGTGACTACCATAAGGGGCTGTACTGTGACTACAGTGCTGACAAGCCTAGGTACGAAAAAGGCGTGTGTGCATGTAAGTGACTTCACATACTGAtcaactattttttaaatattactcaTGAAGAATCTTTATTAATAATACAACCAAAGCATCTTTCAAGCAGTTGACTTTTTAGACTGCATACCAACACATTTAGCACCAAGATATCCTGCATAGTTGGTAGACCCTGAAAATAACATGGCCCAACAAGCACTTTGAGACTTAATATTGCTTATTCCAGCTCTGATTAATAATTTATGTTGCACATGTTGACCTGTACTTAAGACACCCACATTCTTGCCACTTTTGCTGTGTTACATTGTCATGTTGAGTAAATCTGTGCtgctgtttgtgtatgtgttttagaTCTGGTCGGGACAGGCTGTGAGTATAATGGTGTGATCTACCGTAATGGTCAGAGCTTTCAGCCTAGCTGTAAGTACCGCTGCTTGTGTGTAAATGGGGCAATCGGGTGTGTGCCACTGTGTACTGACTCTCTGCCGCCTCGGGGGTGGTGTCAGTTACCCAAGCTGGTGAAGATTCCAGGCCATTGCTGTGAGAAGTGGTTCTGTATTGAACCTCGAAAAACCCGCAGGACGAGCCCAAGACATGCTGTGGAAGGTAAGGATTTCCTTAATGATCTACAGTGGGCTCAGACATTAAAGGATTAAGGCACCTTGTTGTTTGAAGTGATGAAGCCTCTGCATTGGGATTGTACATTTTCTGGCTTATTGTCTGTAAAAGCTGTCTTGCCTTAAAAGTATACAGACTTCAAACaactaaaatatttcatattgctTTCAGTGTCTCTAAGCACCAATGAGATCTGGCACAACAACTGCATTACCCAGACTAGCCCTTGGAGTCCGTGCTCAAAGACCTGTGGGCGGGGTGTATCCATGCGACACTCCAATGACAATGCCCAGTGCATGATGGAGAGTGAAAGCCGGCTGTGTAATCTCAGGCCCTGCGATGTGGACATAACCAAACATTTTCGGGTAAAGACGGACTTCATCTGTTTTGTCAGTCACCAACTTGTTTTCATACATCCAGGTCATTTTTAATGTCTAGTACTAGCCAAGTAGTCGACTTTCTGGTGTTTTTAAAGGAACTGAAGAAGTCTTCAAGTCTATACCATAAGGGTTAGGGTTGTACCAccttcaattattattattattacttattcacTGATTGATGTGACTAAATACAACTTAAAGAAGcactcacacacttcctcaatCATCATTTCTGTCATGTAGCCGGGGAAGAAATGCCTGAACATCTATCGTGAGCGTGAATTTCAGAACTTCACCATCTCCGGCTGCATCAGTAAGAAGCCCTACTGGCCCAAATACTgtggagtgtgttcagatgaACGCTGCTGCATCCCTTACAAGTCGAAGACTATCGAGGTGGAGTTTGAGTGTCCCAATGGAGCAGTGTTCACCTGGAAGTACATGTGGATCAACGCATGCTTCTGCAACCTCTCCTGCAGAAACCCCAATGATATCTTTACTGACCTGGTGCCTTACTATGAGCACAATGAGATCATGAACTGAGACTGAGAGGAGTGatgaccacagattttccacaatCCCAGTGCTGGCTGACGGGATCAGTGATTAGAAGTCATTTCAagaggtcaaaaccagaatccTTTCACTCGTGTGTGTTCAGATAATACATATATAGAGTTAAAGCACATTCTGGGTGGGTATTAATTTGCCACATTCAAATTCTGTGTGTTAGAGGAAATAAGAAACACCTGGTATGCACGGTATTTCAGTTTGCGTCAGCAAAACCACATTCTACGGTGCAGGAAAGTATTTCAAATTTCCAAAAGACACACACTTCAGGAGGATTTTATCCCACTCATTTGGAATGTGGTTCGGTTGGAAAATGTGTCCTTTGACATTTTTCAACGTCTTAAATCACAGAGGAGCCACAGGGCTTATGTAATGGAAATGCTCTAcaaaatgaattcatatgaggttTTTATATTCCTtacatgaaaatataatattttgaaaCAGTCACAGGTTTTAAgcacacatttgtttttttaaaatgaagaaatagGTGGTTTGTTTGTACAAAATTTGTAAAttgtgattttaatgttgtttatatCGAGTAGCACTTTCTAATGGATTATATTTGAAGAACTTATTCAGACCTGAAATGTCTTTAATATTTGTACGTTTTACAGCAAGGCCAAGTATATGTATTCCCACATATGTCACTATGTTAAATATACAATTAGCTGTCCAATTAACTTATTTTCTATATTCAAAATCAAGAAGTATGTGAGACAAATATGATAATATCCACTGATTAAAGAGGATGAACAGCAAAAACATTTGAGTCTTGTGGCCACTTTTAAACTTCACTCTAAATGGATATACGTTATCCTgcaattaataatatataacatatcTTGATATATGGAAGATTATCTAGAGGACCTATTGTTTAAACTGGTAAAAATGTTAGATGTATTTACCCCTTTCATTAATGGGAATCTTTTGCACTTTGCTCGGTTGCCTGTGCAACACGACGACAATACAAAATAGAAAGTCACTTTCACTCGTAGCTAAAATAGTATACAAATAATAGTATATAAGTGCTATAAACTACTAACTACTACAATATAAGAACGCTACAGCATAACCCTCAGCTGTAATAAGTACATATAGTTATGAAGATATATGCAGTGATTTACACAACACATCCTATAGGTGAGTAGTTTTCAACTTGTGGGCTGCAGCTGCCTATTGAGCTATAGTAATACTGCaaaaggtgccatatatatatatatatatatatatatatatatatatatatatatatatatatatatatatatatatatatatatatatatatattaataaaacattaatccTTGTTTGCATTAAAAAGACTACACTGAGTGAATGATATTCACACCACATGAAACTTTAACACATTGATCTTTATATGAAATACATGCTTATGGGATTACAGGAAATGGGCTTCATGTAGCCTGCATGTGCTAATTTTCTCTAATTGCCAATGTTGATTATTTGGTCACAAATGTTACTGCATTTCTAGAACAGTCCATTGGTTGGTTCTGTCCTTTTGTGGGCAATGGAATGGCTTGCAATTTGTAAAAGGATTGGTATGTCTGCTTTTGATACTTAACTAAAAACCCACAGTTTGTACATGATATATTTAAACTTTTCAAATGTTTGTAAGCATATCATACAAATGTTAACGTTCACAAGTTATGatcattcataaaaaaaaagtataatacaTGACTAACAAAAGAACTTAAAGCATCAATCCATTTAAATTACTTATAATCCAGACacattttggaaaataattCTGAACTTCTGGTACAATACACAGTCTCCATGTCCAACGCTGCAATCATCACATAATTTAAAGCATCATTCATTTGAAGCAGAGTGAAGCTGAGGCTGAAGAATCAGATATGAAGCAGCTGGTAGCTTCTGGTTTACCattaatggtgtgtgtataaataacaGCACTAACAATGGGGTCTTTAGCAGGACACCTGATTGGAGTGTGTTGTTCCTAACAGGCTCAGTTCTGTGCTGCTGTCAGACTCATTGTCCATGGAGATGCTGGGGTGAGATTGTCCATGCTGCTCCTCTCCAGTGGAATTGTGAGATTGAACAGCATCCAGAGACGAGCTGCTCTCGCCAGAGACAGTGTGGGAGCGGGAAAGGCGGGTCATGCTAACTGCAGACACTGACAGAGAATAGAAATGAGACACTGTGAGGAAATGCTTAGTTGAAGGTCCTTGCTTAGATGAACcatttacaacacacacaaagtttatatgcaGACATTTATACAGTATTAGTGCCTTATATGAGTGAGGTATATGTACATGTGATATAAATTGTTCAAGTCCTgcaatttaaataatgtatttccAGATAAGCATAAGCAAGAACACAGACCACACTATAGTAAATTCTGTAAAGgtttattaataacattaaccttCTAAAAGTCTTTTCATAGATTCAAACATTACTTACTATATCCCAGTCCCTGAACGAAGTACTTAAAGGCCTCTGCCAACTTGGCAGGCTGTAGGGGAAAAGGAAACAATGGGTAAAGTAAATACAGGTATCCATCGATCTAAATGGAAAGCAGGACATTTTCATAAGTGGAAACAAACCTGATCAACCTGAGGAAGGCCTCCACAGTCAGCCATCTACATCAGCGGGAACATGAAAATATAAGAGGAAAAGAAATTATATACACCAAGTACAATGTTAATGCTAATAAATATAAGAAGTATAAATATAAGCAATAACAAATGGGCAGCAAGGGAAAATATCAGTTACATTTAAGTCCTAATGGATTAATATGGGAATGAAATATTTAGTACATTATTTGCTGCAAATGAAGGAGACAGTAATGAACAGGCAATCCCTAACCTTAAGTAGGGTGTTTTTTCTTGGATTCATTCTTGAATTGAAGTCAACCTGCAAAGAAAACTATTACTGCCCAACACGTACAtggatattaaaatatattttgaatgaTGTATATTCCAAAAAAAACGTGTATATAAGAGATAAACACGTACCACAGCATCAACAGCAGGAGAGCTGTCTCCTACCACCAGAAGAGTTGGGCACCTAGACGAACAAAGAAGTTTTcagtaaagaagaagaaggtgtgCATTAAGGCTAAAACAgaaacactgaaatcatttgaCTTACTTCAGGGTCCTCACATTGAGGTTTCCACCTGGAGAAGGTCTCTGGACATCCAGATTCCTTCGACTAAAGAGTAGATCAGAATAAAGTGAAGTGAAAGTCTCCTGAGAAAAATTTTTTCATACAGTATCCTGATCctggattgaaaaaaaaaaaccaaacaaacaggaCATGCTAACAAATGGCAAATATGCACCAGACCTCATTGATACCTGTTATAAGACTTGACAAACAACTCGAGGTTTCTCTGGTTAATGTTGTTCAGGATGTGATGTCGAAAGGTTGCGACCAGGTCATGGTTGTTGTGAATCTCCTCCTGTCATATTTCCATGTAATAgtcaatcaaataaataaaatcatccaAGATGCTTCAAATTACAATATATGTGAATATGCTTTTAAAAGAGTTGGTACATCTCTTCCAAAGAGaatatttacaaaaagaaaTTGCTGACATTTAGTGTTCTGTCTTACGTTTCCAAACAGGTGGGAGATGATCATATCAGGAACATGATGTGTCCAGCCAGAGATCTGTGGGAAGTATCAGGTTGCTTTATAGTGGTGAAGTAAAGTATGTGGGTTTTTAAAATAGACGCATTTCTAATACCCTTAGAATAAAAGtctattttaaatgtgtgtcatCATAAGCATCATTAGTATACCTGTATACATTAGCACACTAacattttttaacacatttgttTGCATGAGGTATGCTGACAGTTCAGTGATGTTCCACTGTCTTTCTAACACTTTTAAACTAACTGCAgccaataaagaaagaaaaaacatttctgtttttagGTACTGATTGGATGTGGGGGTTTTATGAGTAGTTGTAGCTTGTATTAGCTGTTGTACCTTATGTGCTGCCCAGTCCATCCAGTCCTCTGCCTGAGCATCAATGTTAATCAGAACAAGACCCTCAACCAGGTCAGGGTGGTTCAGCTGTAAGAAATGTATACAAATATCAGTGACGTAGAGCAGCCCATAGTAAACAGACCCCCAGATATCAATCAGTTAatcatttcaaatcatttgtcctatatttaagatattcaAAGAGCAATTAAGATTTTCTACATTTGACTTCTTCCTTTCAGCAAACTTAGTATATGAAACGATGAGTAAGTCTGAAATGATTGAGAAGGTATTTGTACTACGAGGAGCATTCCTGTGGATTTATGGCCAGCATGCCTATTATAATTAACAGGattatgtctgtctgtatcaACATACTGGTAAGTATAAAAAATCTGACTGGGTTATAATTCTGGTATAATCATAGCAGTGTATGTTAAGATTCCCCAGAAAGAAGCAGGAAAGAGGTACAACTTACAGCAAACTGTGCAAGGATGTAGGCTCCAGCCCCAACTGCCATTCCAATAATGCTCGTAATGCTATAGAGAGAAAATGCAGTTCACTTTTAACTATCAGAGGCGACAATATTTTAAAGTGGATCTGGTATCATTTAACCATTGTTTTTTGCAAGCTTACTTAAAATGCTGGAGCACAGCAGGAATGGTCTCAGAGAGCTGGTCCATTGAGGGGTAGGTGGATCTACAAAAGGATAAATGTAAACAGCAAAAATCCAATAGGAATGTAAATCTAATGTTTTCcgatgttttcattttcaagatAACTCAAATAAAAgccttaatttaatttttttgcactgtttattgtaaatacattggtgtaaaaaaaaaatctaaataatattttttattattttttatgtaatttcACCTGACTTAAAACATCAGCCAATTACCAATGTCTTTATAAGCTGTTTTAGATGTGTTTGAGCAGCAAAAACATACCGCAAACAACTTATATACAGGATATGACATCTATAAGCATTATAGGACCTTGAGGttgttttctcattaaaaacagaaatgcaACCACTGTGCATTAGTAGTAAATATGTATTAGTCTTAATGGTCATTCACTACACTACAAACATGTAgaaaatattctaattttttagCAGTGATTATTAATTGAAATTCATTAAAGTGTTCAATGCAATTTACTGCATAAAAAagttttaatacttttttttgtttgtttactacaATAACACTGCCATCTGAATACCAAAGTAGAGTTCTTAAAAGTGAAGTACACACTACTGCTCACAAGACATACTGACAGATTCTTAGAGTTTAGTTAaacttttaaatgtattgtcTACTCTTATATTACTGAGACTGGCTGAATAATTTTTGAACAGTTGCATTTGCCTTGGAACAAGATCACACATCAGACATCACTGCGTTATTGGGCTTTGTTCATGATGTTCTGATTGCCTACCAATGAGGAGTGGAGCTTTTGTTGTGATGTAGTGTAAATTCTAGGCAGATAGCAAAGGAATTCGCTTGCTAAGAAAAAATTATGagatacactgcaaaaaaagagatatctatatctatctatctatctatctatctatctatctatatatatatatatatatatatatatatatatatatatcaagtgaaaatatcttgagtaTGGGCAAAAATCTTGAGTATAtgctaatatttattataatgagagtattataaatataaaattattcacCCTTTTTTACAtgcttttactcatttcaatCTCTaaattttcttattctattggaaGATGATTTTTTTCTACTTTCTGGACATACATGCCAATAGAACATGacgagaaatatatatatttttttaaatgtgtagaaataggtttaataaccCTCATATTTGGTACTCTTCCATACAGTAGGAAATGCTGTATTTTGGTGTTTCTTATTGCAATCTTAACATAGGAAATACTAtgtacatttgactatattcaaaatattttcacttgcagTGTAGATTAGTGTCATATGTTAAGTTTAAGCTTAAAGGTAGCAACCAGTCACCCTGTGGGGATACTGCTAGCAtcttcttgttgcccaggtgcaTTGATGTGGCACACAGAGAAATACTGTGTGATTTCCTGCATGTCCTCATGCTTGAACAGATTACTGAAGCAGGTCTTATCTGCACAGGATCACACAGAgtcattacattattatatataaaaatctgcaCAATTCTGAAAAGGTCACAGATGAACACATAAGTGAGAGGAAGCAGAATCTTACGGTTTAGTCCGATGTCATGGTAAGTCAGGATGACAGGTCGGTTGCCATTAGCAAGAACTTTCATGGTGCAGTGCACTATACCGAATGGCGTCTCCACATTATCTTCCTATAGGAGCAAAGCTAGTATTAAACAATACTATCATATTAAGGCTAATTATAAATCCCCTTTAAAAAGGAGGGCTTATTATGTGATTCTACATACCCAGGCTAGCTACAGAGGTTTACTTGAGGAATGCACAATATATGAGGTTGTAAAATTTAAGCAGGGCAAGAGACAAGCTATCCCAAGCTAAGTTGCATGCTACCCCAACTGACAAAGACTAGTCAATTCTCAAGTAAAATGGTTTGTTGTAATTGAACTACTCTGCAAAAATCACTGTCTAGTATCAAGAGTTCACAAAGCCTTTCCTCATCCCTCTCCTGTAATAAGATGGATACACAATTTGACTCAATCAtacacataaacatttatattttgttatgcTCTATCAATCACAGATCAACGTATTACTGCATTTAATACAGAgctagtgcaaaaaaaaagagctctgaAAATTGTTCACTCAATTTCTAAATGAATGCAATATCACAATTAGAAATTCCCTCCCTCAGTTCACACATGCAATTTGAACAAAATTTCTTCTCCAGTCACGCAGATATTTCCAGATACTTCCTAGCATTTCTTACAAGAAATAGCAAGAAATTAAAAATTTATGACCACAGAAACAAAGAAATCCAACCTATGACGTAATTCTCAAACTctaaataagaataagaaatatTCTTTGTAAGAATGATTAAGCTAGATCAGGTCACTGGCTACATGGAAggtaatacaaaaaaacaagatgaaTAAATAGTCAGTACTCACAGAAATTTTAGCTTCAAAGACAGAGCCATGCTCAGAGTTTTTTAGCACCATGTTTGCTGTATGTAGTACCAGATGAATACATACACTACCGCCACTCTGCTGGGATGGTTGAATGTGTATTGGGCTGGATCTTATATTCCTTTGTTAACAGTGTGGCCCCTGCTCCCAGCATGCTTTGCATGTTGACCAGAAGACGCTGGAGTAATTCTCATGCAGATGTAGGCTATTCAAATTAGAGAACTAAGCCAAAGCTATGCTTTAGGAATTTTATTTGTGGGAATTTCTACTTTATTTCTTACCGCTCAAGGATTTCATTTTGCATTAGCTAAATATTAActgctttaaaatgaatacatgtCGACACAACACTCAACTTGTGTAATTGTATTAAACATTCATATGAACTGGATATTggtgctataaaaaaaaaagcctttcttTTATAGCGAAACGGAAACGTGCATTTCACACGTGACTGGAAAGGTGAGATCTCAGCCTTCCAGTTCAGCCTCTAAAGCCTGACAGTATTGTGTTGATCAGTGTTGATTCCGCCAGTGATAAGCGGTATATAGGCGATATATAGGCGTATGAGTGAGGACGAGCTCTACGTGCTGCATGTGGTGAAGCAGGAAAGGCAAATGGCGAGCCTCGAGTCCACACGTCATCATTCTGCAGAACCCCAAACCAGAGCAGTTCAAAACCAGTCTGTTTAAAGATTCGATTCGTTCCGAAAATCACTCGACTCCTTGATTCACTCCACGGGGCTAATAAAAAAGCTCTAAACCCTTTATTTCTGTTTaagggttttattattttaaaacttaCCACACATTTCCAAACCCTGTGTTAAAAAAATGCGATCTGcatttgtgaaaatgtgtgaatataaaacaatacGCTAATAATAATCTGATTCATTATCGTGATGTATCAGATCTAAACAGTCAGCATCATTTATGAACTGCTGCGGTTTACGTTACTAAGAACTATGTGGtgtttctatattttaaaaGCACTTCTGAAAAGCCATGTGCCAGAGTTACTAACCGCAAACCAACCATAAGGCCTTAAAGCATTCAgacacaacaaataaaaatcagacaaaacaggaaatccctgctgaaaaacaaagcaACAGACACCCTCATAGAATCTGTTATGGTTTTAATTACTATAATGAGAACTGTATTGGTTttaaaggaaattgtaatggtcTCTGTGGGTGTCTGGTAATTTGTTggcttctattggtggcatgttatgtttagtggataccattaaggacaaatggtaatggttttaaaggttagctgatggtttgtaatggtatttgtagtagaaaccattagaatcactgttttggtttctgttgtttttttccccccttcaggGATATATTGAGGCTGGAAGAaggttagtgttttattttgagATCTCATTTTTCCGTGCATTAAAGAATCACCCACAATTCAGAAAGCCAAAAACTCTCTTTATAAATGAATAttgtgtaatgtaatataagatCTGTGTCAATATCATACAAGTCCTTTTAGACTTCGAGTCAAAATAGCACGACTGTTACCCTGATATGTTTTATAACAATACAACTTTTCCACCCTAGATGGCGCAGCACAgcaacttctctctctctctcctcttgttttttcccttcatccttttaaaatgaaattaatacaATGTAGTATAAAAGACATGAAAAGTGAGAGGAAAGTGAGACACCATCCTTATCAGTGCACTGTGAGTCCCAGCTTCATGTTAGACACCTAGTGCAACACATTCTCTCCAAAAACCCATTCAGTTTCAGTTCAGAATTTCACACAGTAAAAAGacgaactttttttttgcattcaaatGTCTAATGTCACCATTCAAACCCTATACTCTTGTGTTATACTCCTGTGTAGTACACACGTTGGCCACGCCCACTCCTGCCTCCTAGCTGAAGCTCAGCGTGACGGTGCGTCGCCATGGATACAGTAGGAGGGAGAAAATGACAACGCTTGTGAATCACATGGAGCAAGTCCGGTAACGCTGAGATGTGAGTATGAGAACAAAAGTGTCTTAACTAACTTACTACACTGCAGAATGTTTATATCACAGACTGGCTCACAGAGTTAGTAATTGTGCACGGTTAATAGCGCGCTTTTTATGCAAATACGGCGGCGGCTGGTGCTGTTGCAGTGTGGCGATGGGAGTTTAGTAGAGTTACACGTTAGCTGACTCTCAGTGCTAATCGGGCTGATGAAATCCTAAAGCTAAATGCATGTAGAGTATATTAAACACTGCACGAGTGCAAACGTGTGGGAGGTGAACGCGGGGCAGAACCGTGTTTCTACTTTTAATACAGTGTAGATCTGAGGTCGgttgttgcaaaaaaaacaaaaacaaaaacaggaggAGCAGCTAGCGCCAagtcaccaccaccaccgccgcCGCCACCGCGGGTAAAGATAGCAGGCGGTTAAAGAGTCCGGATTGTGTGTGCTTTAAATCCGTgttgcagacacacacacatacacacacacatacatacacatatacacatacatacacacatacttcGTCTTTTATACTGAAATCAGGAAATATTACACTTAGGGTGTTGAATATATAACTTCAAAATGTGTCCAGATGTTCACaggacagatttttttttccagtggcTGGTAATACTGCACTTTTAATTTGAAAggcaaaaaagtaaaaaaaaaaaaattatatgcaCAAAATATTCTGGTAAATGCAAACTATTAGATTTAGGCAATAATTAATCTGTATTTGCACACACTCGGGTAATGGCACTTCTGGGGCAGGGGGTTCGAATctcgcctccgccctgtgtgcgcagaggttgcatgttctccccatgcctctggggtttcctctgggtactcaggtttcctcccccaggccaaagacatgtgttgtaggctgattggcatttctcaTCACAGTGACGTCAGAAAATTTCCGCCTTTCCGCCGCAAAGCAGTCTATACGTACTTCTGTTTTCTTTACACTCGCCGGATACTTCAGGAAAATGCAGGAACGTGCTAACTAACAACACAAAAAGTAAAGTTTAGAACAATAACGTTTACGTATTTATGGGTTCTTATATTTTTATAACGTTAATGATCATTTCTAGTTTACCGTTCTTTAACGTGTAACTGCCTTTGGTGGGAAAGTAGGCTAGCTagcaacaacaagaaaaatataCATCTCTCTTGGCCTGTGCTGCCACAAGTTTACTAAcaagtgtttatattttatattaatgtataatCGCACAACATTAACCATGAATACGTTACTGACTCTTATCTAACAATACACAATCTATAGCTAACATCAGTAATATGGAAACACAATATTACAATAGTTTGTGGTctgtattacagtatattaatcaAGAATAAGGACTTAAAGACTTTGCAGAAGAGAAAGCTAACATATACTGTTACCCTAAATCCTCCGCTAATGCTAGCTGGGCTGGACAATACAAAAATGCTTACCTTCATAATTAAACAGGCACTGCTCAATGAAGAATTTGTATCCTTTATCAAGTTTGGAACATGTCGTTAGTGAATGTGTCTGTTAGTCGCTGCACATCATCTAGACCACCTATTACTGGCAGATGTAGAAGGGACTGGGTAAACTCCATAGCGGAAGTTACAGTTCACTGCTTTGAGTGTGAAAAGGGTCTGTtttccatggtgtgtgtgtgattgtgccctgcaatgggttggcacactatccagggtgtcccccgccttgtgccctgagttccctgggataggctccagg
This Ictalurus furcatus strain D&B chromosome 1, Billie_1.0, whole genome shotgun sequence DNA region includes the following protein-coding sequences:
- the ccn4b gene encoding cellular communication network factor 4b isoform X1, with the protein product MSRCVSRGISVMRWLLSWILLVTGGLHLVLSQSPTVISVVNTDLDLFNRTQYCKWPCKCSKLTPVCPLGVSLLTDGCDCCKACAKQLGETCNERDTCDYHKGLYCDYSADKPRYEKGVCAYLVGTGCEYNGVIYRNGQSFQPSCKYRCLCVNGAIGCVPLCTDSLPPRGWCQLPKLVKIPGHCCEKWFCIEPRKTRRTSPRHAVEVSLSTNEIWHNNCITQTSPWSPCSKTCGRGVSMRHSNDNAQCMMESESRLCNLRPCDVDITKHFRPGKKCLNIYREREFQNFTISGCISKKPYWPKYCGVCSDERCCIPYKSKTIEVEFECPNGAVFTWKYMWINACFCNLSCRNPNDIFTDLVPYYEHNEIMN
- the ccn4b gene encoding cellular communication network factor 4b isoform X2, whose translation is MFKEKVKSSESSLSKKSVLSQSPTVISVVNTDLDLFNRTQYCKWPCKCSKLTPVCPLGVSLLTDGCDCCKACAKQLGETCNERDTCDYHKGLYCDYSADKPRYEKGVCAYLVGTGCEYNGVIYRNGQSFQPSCKYRCLCVNGAIGCVPLCTDSLPPRGWCQLPKLVKIPGHCCEKWFCIEPRKTRRTSPRHAVEVSLSTNEIWHNNCITQTSPWSPCSKTCGRGVSMRHSNDNAQCMMESESRLCNLRPCDVDITKHFRPGKKCLNIYREREFQNFTISGCISKKPYWPKYCGVCSDERCCIPYKSKTIEVEFECPNGAVFTWKYMWINACFCNLSCRNPNDIFTDLVPYYEHNEIMN
- the ndrg1b gene encoding protein NDRG1b; this encodes MVLKNSEHGSVFEAKISEDNVETPFGIVHCTMKVLANGNRPVILTYHDIGLNHKTCFSNLFKHEDMQEITQYFSVCHINAPGQQEDASSIPTGSTYPSMDQLSETIPAVLQHFNITSIIGMAVGAGAYILAQFALNHPDLVEGLVLINIDAQAEDWMDWAAHKISGWTHHVPDMIISHLFGNEEIHNNHDLVATFRHHILNNINQRNLELFVKSYNSRRNLDVQRPSPGGNLNVRTLKCPTLLVVGDSSPAVDAVVDFNSRMNPRKNTLLKMADCGGLPQVDQPAKLAEAFKYFVQGLGYMSAVSMTRLSRSHTVSGESSSSLDAVQSHNSTGEEQHGQSHPSISMDNESDSSTELSLLGTTHSNQVSC